From Oligoflexus sp., one genomic window encodes:
- a CDS encoding energy transducer TonB has translation MMHAAKFQISFAALMLLLTGACATKPLLYSMDEPEVAVKSTAWVDLTEGEREGIADKQCVTHLYRCDFDDKGQVTAVEALDLSHAEFKELSEESLRAWKFQPGKAGQCFVDFVYTDDARTRMIILQKAHAEKVASTRAQERMPRPATARKKTRSIKQVTPRFPKEAAIKGTMGVVRLQFDVNAEGIPENIKVIDSKPEREFDREARVALQYWRYKPLAEEPDTERSNIEVAFYFNLEGRLGYDCPLGY, from the coding sequence ATGATGCACGCTGCAAAATTTCAGATAAGCTTCGCCGCCCTGATGCTGCTCCTGACCGGAGCCTGCGCGACGAAACCTCTTCTTTATTCGATGGATGAACCAGAAGTGGCCGTGAAGTCCACGGCCTGGGTTGACCTTACCGAAGGTGAACGCGAAGGCATCGCTGACAAGCAGTGTGTCACGCATCTTTACCGCTGCGATTTCGATGACAAGGGTCAGGTGACCGCAGTGGAGGCCTTGGACCTTTCCCATGCGGAATTCAAGGAACTCTCGGAGGAATCCTTGCGGGCCTGGAAGTTTCAGCCGGGCAAAGCAGGTCAGTGCTTCGTTGATTTTGTTTATACCGACGATGCCCGAACGCGCATGATCATCCTGCAGAAAGCCCATGCCGAGAAAGTAGCCAGCACCCGGGCCCAGGAACGGATGCCGCGTCCGGCCACAGCGCGAAAGAAGACTCGTTCCATCAAGCAGGTCACCCCCAGATTCCCCAAAGAGGCTGCGATCAAAGGCACCATGGGTGTGGTTCGACTGCAGTTCGATGTGAATGCAGAGGGTATTCCTGAAAATATAAAGGTCATTGACTCCAAACCGGAACGTGAGTTCGATCGCGAGGCTCGCGTCGCTCTTCAATACTGGCGTTACAAACCTCTGGCCGAAGAACCTGATACCGAGCGATCCAATATTGAAGTCGCGTTTTACTTCAATCTGGAAGGTCGCCTGGGTTACGACTGTCCGCTCGGATACTAA
- the cax gene encoding calcium/proton exchanger, which produces MKFLKKILAETPLSFLLVMIPIAMFCEMRETTAAWRFLSSGLAVIPLAGLLGSATEDLTETMGPGLGGFLNGSLGNAAELIIGLVAIREGPVMYPLVKASITGSIVGNVLFVLGMSFVAGGIRHHTQKFNRTAASTGATLLALAAVSLVIPAAYYTIASGTPGRAARVVHVSEEISVILLIVYALNLLFLLHTHKSIFNHVQAHEKKAAPGKVNSRRDALIMLALATAGIAYVSEIFVGSAQDAATSFGMNPVFIGVFVVAVVGNAAEHSSSVLMAIKNKLDVSLMITVGSSIQIALFVAPVLLFSSLLINPSHPLDLHFTLLEVLSVVISMLILAFVCQDGESNWLEGVMMLGVYIILAVAFYNLP; this is translated from the coding sequence ATGAAATTTCTTAAAAAGATACTCGCGGAAACCCCGCTGAGTTTTTTACTCGTGATGATTCCCATAGCCATGTTTTGTGAGATGCGTGAGACGACAGCGGCCTGGCGTTTTCTTTCGTCGGGCCTTGCCGTGATACCGCTGGCCGGTCTTCTGGGGAGTGCCACGGAAGATCTGACGGAAACCATGGGCCCGGGGCTCGGCGGATTTTTAAATGGTTCGCTCGGCAACGCGGCGGAACTCATCATCGGACTTGTCGCGATTCGTGAAGGCCCCGTTATGTATCCGCTGGTGAAGGCTTCCATTACAGGATCCATCGTCGGCAACGTTCTTTTTGTGTTGGGCATGTCTTTCGTTGCGGGTGGTATCCGGCATCATACGCAGAAGTTCAATCGCACCGCTGCCTCAACAGGTGCGACGCTCCTGGCCCTGGCGGCTGTTTCCCTCGTGATCCCTGCGGCCTATTACACGATTGCGAGCGGCACACCCGGACGCGCTGCACGGGTCGTTCATGTCAGCGAAGAAATCTCCGTCATACTTCTGATCGTGTATGCCCTGAATCTCCTTTTTCTTCTGCACACCCATAAAAGCATTTTCAATCATGTCCAGGCGCACGAAAAAAAAGCAGCCCCCGGAAAAGTGAACAGCCGTCGAGACGCTTTGATCATGCTGGCCTTGGCCACCGCGGGAATTGCCTATGTCAGTGAAATCTTCGTCGGGTCCGCGCAGGATGCGGCGACATCCTTTGGGATGAACCCCGTCTTCATCGGGGTCTTTGTCGTTGCGGTCGTGGGTAACGCGGCCGAACACTCATCGTCGGTGCTGATGGCGATCAAAAATAAACTCGATGTCTCGCTCATGATCACGGTCGGCAGCAGCATACAGATCGCGCTCTTCGTGGCGCCTGTTCTGCTTTTTTCCAGTCTCTTGATCAATCCCTCGCATCCCTTGGACCTCCACTTCACGTTGCTGGAGGTCCTGTCCGTTGTCATTTCCATGCTGATCCTGGCCTTTGTCTGCCAGGACGGGGAAAGCAACTGGCTGGAGGGCGTGATGATGCTCGGCGTTTATATAATTCTTGCTGTGGCTTTTTATAATTTGCCTTAG
- a CDS encoding ATP-binding protein, producing the protein MPSLHIICGPVASGKTTYARQLAQEKLAVLLSLDEAMLKLYGVIDGREAFLAKQDLCRRYLLDLAADSLRNKVPVVLDWGFWKHQDRLALVARFAQYGCPIEMIYLKTEAELRWQRLTMRNQNPGDDNHIIERRDFEFFNSLFEVPRAADYPGVNFHLVETVDGP; encoded by the coding sequence ATGCCCTCACTTCACATCATTTGTGGTCCCGTGGCCAGCGGCAAGACCACCTATGCCCGCCAGCTGGCACAAGAGAAGCTTGCCGTGCTTTTGAGCCTGGATGAAGCCATGCTCAAGCTCTATGGAGTCATAGACGGACGCGAGGCTTTCCTGGCCAAACAGGATCTCTGTCGCAGGTATCTGCTGGACCTTGCGGCCGATAGTCTTCGGAACAAGGTGCCGGTGGTTCTCGACTGGGGATTTTGGAAGCATCAGGACCGCCTGGCCCTGGTCGCGCGCTTTGCCCAGTATGGGTGTCCGATTGAAATGATTTATCTGAAGACTGAGGCCGAACTGCGCTGGCAACGATTGACCATGAGAAATCAGAACCCCGGAGACGACAACCACATCATCGAGAGGCGGGACTTTGAGTTCTTTAATAGCCTCTTTGAAGTGCCTCGTGCCGCGGACTATCCAGGGGTCAACTTTCATCTCGTTGAAACGGTGGACGGTCCCTAA